Proteins from a single region of Chelonoidis abingdonii isolate Lonesome George chromosome 20, CheloAbing_2.0, whole genome shotgun sequence:
- the CRYBA1 gene encoding beta-crystallin A3 codes for MEEAAVQAELGTGPAANMAQTNPLPGPTGPQKITAYDQENFQGKKMEFTLACPTIIECGFENIRSLKVESGTWIGYEHTSFCGQQFILERGEYPQWDAWSGSNAYHTERLMSFRPICCANHKESKMTVFEKENFMGRQWELSDDYPSLQAMGWGNNEVGSMKAQCGAWVCYQYPGYRGYQYILESDHHSGDYKHWREWGSHAQTFQVQSIRRVQQ; via the exons ATGGAGGAAGCAGCAGTGCAGGCTGAGCTAG GCACCGGCCCTGCAGCAAACATGGCTCAGACCAACCCTCTGCCTGGTCCCACGGGCCCGCAGAAG ATCACAGCCTACGACCAAGAAAACTTCCagggaaagaagatggagttCACCTTGGCCTGCCCCACCATCATCGAATGCGGTTTCGAGAACATCCGCTCCCTGAAAGTGGAAAGTGGCAC CTGGATCGGTTATGAGCACACTAGCTTCTGTGGGCAGCAGTTTATCTTGGAAAGGGGAGAATACCCACAGTGGGATGCCTGGAGTGGGAGCAACGCCTACCACACCGAGCGTCTGATGTCCTTCCGCCCCATCTGCTGTGCT AATCACAAGGAGTCCAAGATGACAGTCTTTGAGAAGGAGAACTTCATGGGACGCCAGTGGGAACTATCGGACGACTACCCCTCCCTGCAGGCAATGGGCTGGGGAAACAATGAAGTGGGCTCCATGAAGGCGCAGTGTGGCGC CTGGGTTTGCTATCAGTATCCTGGTTACCGTGGCTACCAGTACATTTTGGAGAGTGACCACCACAGTGGAGATTACAAGCACTGGAGAGAGTGGGGCTCACACGCCCAGACCTTCCAGGTCCAGTCTATTCGGCGTGTCCAGCAGTAG